GAAGATGAACATCACATGCCTCCAAAAGGAAAAACACCTCTTACCGAGCAGGAAATCGCTTTGGTACATTGGTGGATTCAAAATGGTGGAGGTTTTGATAAAAAGGTTGCACAAGTAAAATCGGATGAGAAAATAAAACCTATTTTGGCTGCTTTGGCTGGTGGTGGGCTGTCTGAAGAAAATACCGCAAGTGGCGAAAGTATCTCGGCTGTTTTTCAAGAAAAAGTAGCAAAGCCAGACCAAAATATCATTAAAAAACTCAACGAGTTGGATGTATTGGTAATGCCTGTTGCCAAAGACCAAAATTTCCTAGAAGTTAATTTTGTGAATGCCAAAAATTTCAACTTTGCCCAAATAAATCTACTATCAGACTTAACTGAGCAGGTTATCTGGCTAAAATTGAGCCGAACACAAGTGACAGATAAGGAGATGACCGAAATAGCTAAAATGAAAAACTTGGTTCGTCTTAATTTAGAATATACCCAAGTATCGGATGTTGGTATTGAAAAACTCCAAAATATGAAATATTTGGAATATATCAATTTGGTAAATACCCCTATTACGGATGCAGGATTGAAAAAACTAACGACTCTGAAAGGTTTAAAACGTATTTACTGTTGGCAAACCAAAGTAACACAGGCAGGCATTGACGCTCTTAAAAAAGCCTTGCCTCAAGTAGAGGTCGATAACGGCTGGAAAGAAACTCCTGTAGCTGAAAATAAGCTGACGAAATAGCAGTGAAGTGTTTTATTTATGCTTATTCTATTGGCACAAAAACCATGGGGCTACTAATAGAATAAGCATTATTATTAAAACATATTCGGGCAAACGTGATTGAGTAACAAATACCCATCTACCTATTCACAGAATTATGGAAAGGCTATTGATATTCAAATATTTAATGGCTAAATTACTCGTTGTAATCAACGAAAGGTCTATACTTAATTAGTGAATCAATATGCAAGAAGTGTTTTTACACCATGTTTGGCGATTTCAGAAATTTGCCTCTCTTCAGCTTTTTACCAGTAACCACGAATCTATCCAAGTCCTGAAAGTAGGAACATACAATACCCATGCAGGGGCAGACTTCCAAGATGCTCATATTATTATTGGCGATGTAGAATGGGTTGGCAGTGTCGAAATACACCTCAAAGCCTCAGACTGGGAACAGCACGCTCATCAGCACGATACGGCGTACCAAAATGTGATTTTACATTTTGTTTGGGACAACGACCGCCTTATTCTGAGAAAAGACGGAACACCGATTCCTACGTTGGTTGGCAAAGATATTATTGCTCAAGGGTTATGGCACAAATACCAACAGCTTTTCCAAAGCTCGCATTCAATGCCATGTGTCGAAAGTTTTGGGCAGGTAGAACGCATCAAAAAATTGATGATGCTCGACAAAGCCTTGATGAATCGATTAGAACGAAAAGCCCAAGATATACTGCAATTATTGTCCGAAAAGAAACTCGACTGGGAAGAAGTGGCGTATTTGTCGTTGGCCAAAAACTTTGGTTTCCATGTCAATGCCGAGCCATTTATGCGTTTGGCAAAATACTTACCTATTAAAATTATCCAAAAACACCGAAATAGCCTTTTCCAAATAGAGGCTCTTATTTTTGGAATAGCAGGCTTTTTAGAAGAAGAGCCTATTGATGAATATCAAAAAAAACTAAAAAGTGAATTTAAGTTTTTAGCCCAAAAATATCAATTAGAACAGGGCGTTATCAAGCAACACGAATGGAAGTTTATGCGAATGCGACCTGCCAATTTTCCAACGGTTCGGCTGGCTCAGTTTGCTACCTTATTATATCACAATATCAACCTGTTTTCTTTATTTATTCATTTTGAAGAAAAGAAAACCCTTATCCATCTCCTAAAAATCGAACAATCTGGTTATTGGCGAACACACTATGTTTTTGGAAAAACAGCCACTACGCAAGTACCTACACTGGGGCTTAGCTCTATCGAAAATATGCTTATCAATACCATTGTGCCTTTGATGGCCAGTTATGCAACTTATCGAAAAGAGGCTGATTTTATGGATAAAGCCATAACGCTTTTGGAAAGTATGAGTGCTGAAACAAATACTATCATAACCCATTGGCAGCGTATAGGTTTACCAATACAAACAGCCTTCGATTCGCAAGGGGCCATAGAATGGTACAATAATTATTGCTCTGCCCAAAAGTGTTTGGAATGTCACGTTGGCTTGGCTATTTTAAAGGAATAGCTATGTCAAATCTGAGAAGATTTGTACACAACGTTTCGGATAAGGCTATCGAGCTGTTCGGCACTTTCACGAATCATCATGACGAAGTTATGGGCATTTTCAGAAATACCTTCTCGTTCAAGCAACATCACCAAACCTAAAATATTGGTAAG
The DNA window shown above is from Flectobacillus major DSM 103 and carries:
- a CDS encoding c-type cytochrome domain-containing protein, producing the protein MIVLQTTAPSDWAMFFGHFHPVVVHLPIGILMIAAILEYLSRRKGLEALQPAIIPILLWGTAFAIISCIFGWLLSLSGEYDENTLFLHQWMGIGVALTALAAWYIKKHWMSDHTMQKTYYPVLALIVILLTGTGHLGGNMTHGEDYLYAYTPEPFRSLAGLPPRKNAGPKKIENINEALVYQDVVAPIMEQKCWSCHNANKIKGGLRMDKEDLLMKGGEHGAIIKAGNPTESELLKRLLLPAEDEHHMPPKGKTPLTEQEIALVHWWIQNGGGFDKKVAQVKSDEKIKPILAALAGGGLSEENTASGESISAVFQEKVAKPDQNIIKKLNELDVLVMPVAKDQNFLEVNFVNAKNFNFAQINLLSDLTEQVIWLKLSRTQVTDKEMTEIAKMKNLVRLNLEYTQVSDVGIEKLQNMKYLEYINLVNTPITDAGLKKLTTLKGLKRIYCWQTKVTQAGIDALKKALPQVEVDNGWKETPVAENKLTK
- a CDS encoding DUF2851 family protein — encoded protein: MQEVFLHHVWRFQKFASLQLFTSNHESIQVLKVGTYNTHAGADFQDAHIIIGDVEWVGSVEIHLKASDWEQHAHQHDTAYQNVILHFVWDNDRLILRKDGTPIPTLVGKDIIAQGLWHKYQQLFQSSHSMPCVESFGQVERIKKLMMLDKALMNRLERKAQDILQLLSEKKLDWEEVAYLSLAKNFGFHVNAEPFMRLAKYLPIKIIQKHRNSLFQIEALIFGIAGFLEEEPIDEYQKKLKSEFKFLAQKYQLEQGVIKQHEWKFMRMRPANFPTVRLAQFATLLYHNINLFSLFIHFEEKKTLIHLLKIEQSGYWRTHYVFGKTATTQVPTLGLSSIENMLINTIVPLMASYATYRKEADFMDKAITLLESMSAETNTIITHWQRIGLPIQTAFDSQGAIEWYNNYCSAQKCLECHVGLAILKE